The genomic stretch CCTTTTTCTCTCTTAACTGTATGTTAGGCAATTTTTCGGTAGTAGGCTCATTAACAACTGTAATATAAAGCTCGAGATTCTCCAACTCATCGTTTTCATCTTGGATCAATACAAGGTCGCCATCTTCAAATCCTGATAGCTCCAGTAAAGAGCTATCGATGTTGTCGTCGAAATCAACGTCGTAGACTAATCGCGACTTGCCTACGATGATAGACAAGTCGCCATCTTCGTAACCGTActtcttgaccaactcATCTACAAGCCACCGTAAGGTGTTTTCTTGCAACTCTTGATTCGTTAAGTTCATGATACCGCGCGAAAGTAATGACGAACTAGGACAACTTTCATTGGGAGAAACCAACGATGCAGCTGTGATATACTTGTTTGGCTTGATACTAATGAAAACCGTAGAAGATTCCTTAACAATCGGGGAGAAGTCGACACTACCCGTCTGTTCATAGTCatgtttgaagaatttggtACCGTTCAAGCTCGAAAACCCAGAAATGATGGCATTTGTGGTAGCAATGGCTGGAATGATATTACCGGCAATTTCCTTGATATCAAATTTAGACATCAAAGGTATCCCGAAGATTGAAGACCTTAAGTTGGCCGCTGCCACAACAAAGTTGAGGGTATCGTCGTCATCCTTGTCAAACGATACGAACAGTTCCTTTCCAGATTTCAATCTGGATTGCAAAGCCACGCCAGACTTATATAATACAAACAAGTTTTCCAACACCGACCACACCTTTGTATCGGTGCTGATGATGTTATTTTTTGCATGAAGTAGCTGCTGCAACTCAGTAGAAAGAGCATTGAAGTTTAGAGGTATAGGCTTTCTACGTGACTTCCATAATGTATCAATCAATAATAACCTTTCGATGTCTGCCTGAAAGATCTTGACCACAAGCAGCTCTATAAACGCTGACCCGTCCAAACCTTTGATCTGGTTTCTCAAGTCAATAAGCTCGTTGGCttctttggccaagttttctttttcctgAACATCATCAGTCTCGTTCCTaatctgttcttcattattCATGCTCGATATCTCAGATTCGTCAAACAATTGGTGGAAGAGGAATTCTTTTGCCCATGTGATACAATGAACCGGAAGTGACGGTGTTGACCTAATAGTACACACTGGAAAAGTCTTTGGTGTGACTTTGGCTTGACAGTCAAAACATTCGCTATAGTATGGGTAAATGGGTTGAATCTGTCCTTCAAAACCTGTAGTGCCACTTTCCATCAACGGTTTCTTGAGGAACAAACACATTTTGTTTACGTATCTTCGGGCTTCTAAGTTATCCAAAGCGTTGTACACATAGCTGAACTGAGACCACCAGGTGAGTGGAAACTGGTTAGTATCCATAATATTGCCATGATGAGGAACTAATTTGGCACCAAAATAGTTGAACGATTGTACAGCTTTGGCAATAGTTAAGGACTTTGACTTGTCGATATCCTTCTTGCGAAATAAGAACTGtctgttcaagttggaaagagtCACGGTATCAAGATCGACAATGTGAATCTCTCCATATCCTGTCAAAAGTAGATCTTTCAAGAGTTCACATCCTATACCACCAGCTCCAACCATAACCACCCTAGTTCTCTGAACACGACCAAAGCACTCATCGCCTAAgactttcttcaaataaGTATCTCTAGCCATCGTAGATCGACCTTCTGGTCTTTTTGTTTTAATGTTGAATGAGTAAATATGAAATGTGCTTCGGAAAGTTCAGAATTGTCAACTGGCGAGATTGCGAGATTGCGAAATGAAATTATATAGTGCGACATCTGTGcatacttcaagaattcactACTTCCATAGTTGATAGAGCCATAAAAAGGGTTATAAGCATCTAGACAGTTGTAAATTATTTACATTATTTACAGATACAATCCGTTGCTACTTGTTGATCTATTTCGTATATTTGTGGAATTTATAATTTCCTGTTGTTTTCTGTTTTCattattcaatttctacttcttaTTATCTTCTATTCCTAAATGTACATTACCAACTATACACTGGTAAACAAAGTCCAAACACCCTTCAAATAACCAACGATTTCATCGCCTCCCAATTTAGACTCACCGTATAATCTGTCGACAAAAGAAATTGGTACTTCACCAATCTTGAATCCCAATGATCTGGCTCTCACCATCATTTCCATCTGGAAAACGTATCCCTTGGACTGGGTAACTTCGATTATTTTAGCCAAAGCATCCTTCTTGTATAATCTGAAAGAGCCAGTCAAGTCAGATACGTTTGGTCTCAATGTTGTGGCAGCAAGGAAGTTGGCACCTCTGGAAACCAACTTTCTCTTTAAGTCCCAACCAAAAACACCTCCATCACCGGCATATCTTGTTCCGGTCACAATGTCAAAGTTTTCACTCTTCTGCTTGGCAATGAATTCAGGAATTGCTTCTGGATGGTGCGAGAAGTCGGCATCCATGATTATGACATAGTTACCAGTGACAAACTGTAAGCCATGGACATAAGCTGTACCCAAACCCAACTTTCCAGCTCTAGCTCTCAATTGAATGTGGTCCGCACCAAAGATGTCAATAAGCTGCTTGGCGACAACTTGTGTACCATCGGGGGAGTTGTCGTCCACAATGACTACTTCCCATTCAatgttgttcttcttgaaggtCTCAGCCAACAAATACACCAAGATGGGCAAGTTTTTTCTTTCGTTATACGTTGGCAATATCACCGAGTACTTGTCTGATCCCATTGCAAAAGTGGTTCTACTGATAAAAGCTAAGAGTGGTGGAAGAGAATtgtatcttgaagaaaaacGATAATAGAATATGAAATGTTGAATATACGTGTCGTTATTTACAGGGTGTATTTCCTGCAGATAATCCCAACTTTGCTGGAAcaattcaatattttcaGCTGTATGGTTGAAACTTTCAGtatttttgcaaccatAAAAACTACAATTACATCACTCCACTTCTACACTACTTCCCAAACTTAGATTTTGATTACCTTCCTCGAATCGTATCACAAATACAAACTAATCTAAAACGAAACCCTCCTGCAGAAACACACCAAAAAGACACCATATAAATAAAAGCAAGGACGGAATTGTAGTTGAGCGACGTTTGGCTAGGGCAAGTAGTTCTCTCAAAGGAATATGGGCAAGATATATAAGCAAACATATCTCAGAGTCCATATGAAGCAAGATAAATtaaacaaacaaacaaacaaacaaaaagaacgcaaagaaagcaaagaaCCCACTTGTAATAGCCATCTCTATTCATTACTGAGACTCAAAATTGGTCCAACTAGTATAACAAAGACAAAAAGATAtaaaaacaaaaagataaatGAGGGTAGTCTTCCGGCAATGAAGCATGCAAAACAATGATTAAAAGTATTCAGTGAATGCTACATATGAGCTTGTGCGAGTCAAAGATACTGTTCAATCTATTGATTCAACGTCAATGAATTGATTTGACCAGCAAGAACATCAAAAGAAGGATTGATACCCAGGCTGGCTTGGTTATTACCCTCGTTCAACCCCGGGGCTGAATGTGGTGGAATTGAaatgttcttgttggaataAGATGCCTGTTGTGCTCCGTAGCTTGGATACAACCCTGGGGAGTTGTTGACCGAGTTGGAGTACTTTTGCTGGTTGACAATCTGAGATTGTACCTGTtgatgctgctgttgatgttgttgatgttgctggtactgctgttgctgttgctgctgaaCTTGTTGCTGCATCATCATTAATTGCTGTGGCAATAATTGCGTAGGCGTGCCATTTCCACTCCCACGTAAGTTGCTACCATTGTACTGATAGTGGTTTTTGTTAGCACCAACAGTGTTGTTATAGCCATTGGTGCCTCCAACAGAGTTATTACGAGCCTGCCGTTGTTGACCATATGAGTTGGCATGCTGAGGTTGAGGCTGTTGCAAGCCCATGAAACCGTTGCTCAAGTTCAAAGGTTGGCCGCTAGCAGTTGCAGCTGCAATCgcagcagcagtagaaTTTACAGAATGAGCGGTGTTGACTTGGTGGTTGTTTATAGCAAGTGCTGGCTTGGAAGCTCCACACTTCAAACAACACAAGTTTTTAGCGAAGTTGTGGTATATACATACTTCACACTTCCAGTCTCCAGCTCTGAATGGAACACTATTGTTGTAATGCAAGCGAGAatggttgttgttgttgttgttatGATGTCCCTGGTTGTGGTTCGAGTTATTATTGTGGTGGTTGACGCCactttgactttgttgaactgAATATGGAGAGTCGCTACCTCTCTGCTGGGAGCCGTTATCATTGTAAGACGGGTTACCGTAGTTGTTGGAGTTCaaaacagcagcagcagcattGACAACAGCAGAGTTCAAcgccaacttgaagttgggtTGACCGTTCGTACTATTGctattgttattgtttTGATTACCGTTGACTCCGCTTAGGTAGccattgttgttgttattgtttTGATTGCCATTGGCTCCGTTGATGTAGCCATTGTTGTTGCCGGTACGACGGTTGTTGCCATTATggttattgttggaataGATCGACTCCTGGATGGCCACAGCACTAGAAGCAGGGAAAGAGCATCTGAAACAGTGTGTTCTTCTCTGGAAGTTGGAAAATCCACACGAAGGACAAGTCCAGTCACCAGGTCTAGCTCTGTTCTTCGAAGGCGGGAAGGGAGTCAACAAGTCACTAGCCTTATCCAAGACTCTAGTAGACGAGGGTTGCACTTCGATAGCCCTATCGTTCAAAACTCTACCGTTCATAGACAAGGATTCAGAAGCTTCTTCATGAGTGGCAAACACAGCAAAACCAGCAATTCCCTTGGACTTATGTGGAGAGTTAGAAGCAGCGTTGGTTTTACCAGCCTCAGCAGTGTCTAGATTCTTCAAGGTCCAGAATGCAATAGGTCTTCCACCGAACTGGGTGAACCACGATTCCAACTCTGACTGGGTGGTATCGTTGGGCAAATTATAGAGATACAAGATTTTTGATCTTTCTGACAAGAACACAGAGACATCTTTAGCAGAATCATATGGTTTTGTAAGCACAGATGCATGGTCTTCAATGGGGATAGACTTTCTGATGAGCTGCACCAAGATCTTAGTGAATAAGTTAACAGTAGCCATGGTCTTAGTGTCACTCGATACTGGAGCAGCTGGTGGGGACGTTCTGGCTGGGTTGGTCGTTGACGGTTCAGACGAGAAAGAGGTGGTTGAGGACGACGACAGCGCCGTAGGTGGAGGAGTagacgatgacgacaagGGGTTTTTCAAGGCGTCTTCAGTATCCAGATCGatttctacttcaagaGCAGTGATGACATTAGAGAGAGATGAAGCTGTGTATGAAAGAGCTTCCGGATGTGTGATCTGCCATTTGGCGTATTCTGTCAGTAAGTCAAACACACGAGGATGTTGCAAATATGGAGGCAAAACTACAGCCTTGTCTCTTGCTTCACGAGGTAACTGTActctcaacttggacaTGTCGAAAGTGACAAGCGAAAACTCCTTATTTTTTGAGATGATGTTGTCTTGGATGTATGTGTCGAACTTGACGATAGCATCTTTGAACGAGCCAGCATTTCTGACATGTTCCCATGTGATTCTGTGGAGCTGTGAGCAGTACGGCGTGATGGGTGTATTGACCGGTCTCACCAAAACTGACTCCTTGTCCAAGTTTTCAAGTGTTGTGGCATCGACTACTGACCAGGCAAACTCAATCAACTCAGACGAGTCCTTTGTCACATACGTGGTGGACTCATCGCAGGTGGTTGCAATGTGAACAACAATGTAGACGTCACTCATGGGTGTTGGAAAAGGTATTACCGGAATGCTTAATGTGGCAGCGAAAATGGAGGCCTTATGGTGGATGTGAGAGACGTCCGATaagctgaaaagtttcTCGGTTGTGAAAATTGGGAAAGAAGAGGTGAAGATCCAACAGAAGCACGTGTACGATGACTGGAGCTTTGGTTTGGGGTCAGGGGCTCCTGGGGAAGGTGCAAGAGTCGTTCAGCAGAGCCTGGACTGGAGACACTACTGGGTTGTGGTGGAGGTGGTGTTCTTGTTAGATATGGTTGGTCTGAGTTATCCCAAGTTTTATGGGTGATATATTTTTTTTCGACGACGTTTGCGAGGCACACGTGATCTGCAGCATGGGAGCCGATCTTAGTGCCAGAATGTGTCACCAAGTTTCTTTTATATACATACAAAATGGGAgcaaaatatgaaaaaCATATCCTTATAGAATGTCAGTAAAGTAACGGATATACATCTCTCTCTATTGCTGCTGATTGTGTATATACATATTCTGTGTCCGACAATATGTTCATTTTAGCACATGTTCGAAGTGAGACGGCACCTACTTAATGTTTACTTTTCAGAATCTCACCACACTAATTTTCTCTTAGAGGATTCGAATCGCCTTGAGCGTACTTAAGACTTCTGCTTTTGCTATTCATGCTTAGTCCTTCATCTCCTCCTCATCctttcttcatctccaTTATCTGCGTATCGTGTTTGTTTGCTTGATCTCTTTGTATCATTCGGCTCACTACAGCAACTATAATTAAGCAAAACACAGTCTGTTTGTATACAAGTCGCGTCGCAATTGTGGACTCTATGTACTCGGAATTGTAGAGCTGCTACCTATTCTGATACCGTTAGTCTAAACCGGCTCTTAAAATTTTCACACCattcattatcaaaatAAGCGACAATAAGCCACCTTCACTTGTTACACCATAATACACTTAGAAAGTACATCGTCATAAGCATTGTACACTATTTATAATACACAACTACCAGATCATATACAATTTCTCATATTCGACTAGATACTgtacaacttcagaaattCCACCATAACATAAGCCTATGTCCATACCTCAATCGTTCATGGAACCCATCAACGACCCCATAGCCATCCGTGGGCCTCAGCGGGTGTTCCAGGCCCAGCTCCTCTTCTGTTCGTCTCTAGGACTCATTTCGTTCTGTCTCTTTTGTGTGTTGCGCTACCGATGGCCACATATCTATGCTGTTCGTACATTAAGAAAGAGCTCGGCCAGTCCGCTTCAGCCGTTGCCACGAAACTACTTCGGCTGGATCTCTGTGATATACAAACTCACTGATGAAGACATTCTCAACTTTTCAGGCTTGGATGCTTATGTCTACTTGGAGTTCTTCAGAATGGGCATTAAGgtgttcttccttctcgCCATCGTCGCCCTTTGTATCCTAAGTCCTGTTAGGTACTACTTCACAGGTAATTACGATAAGGACAACATCACCTGGGGCAAAGTGGTAACTTGGGGTATCTTATATGCGGGCGGAGAGCCTTCAAACCCAAACCATCCTCCCGATATCAACGACGACTTCCCCAAATACTTGTGGGTGTACCCCGTGTTCACCTACCTTTTCTCTATCATCGTATACGTCTACTTGTTTGAGTTTACTCagaaagtgttgaagacaagacAGAAATACTTGGCTTCGCAGAACTCTATTACTGATAGAACTATCCGTTTGGACGGGATACCGAAAaagattctcaagaagaacgaCCCTCAGATTTTGAAGCGCTTCATAGAGGATTTAGGCATCGGAAAAGTCATCGACGTGAAACTCATGTATGACTGGACTCCTATGGAACACCTCTTCAAACAGAGACGTAAGATTATTAACAGGTTGGAAGATCTCTATGCTTCCAAAAACGAACTAACTATCGATATATATACCCAGGACAGGACGCCTTCAGTGATGCCGGATCTCAATGTCTCCTATGCACCAAAAATGGATGCTGCTACTGGTGCAAAGGTCGACCTGGAAATCAATGACTTGTCCAGATCGTTaatcaacatcaacagtaAGATTCGGAACATCCAAGACCGTTTCgattccaacttctctacCATAAATACAGACGAAAATCCCGAGTTCAAACAGTTGCCAAGTGCTTTCATCACTATGGAATCAGTAGCTTCTGCACAAATGGCAGCACAGACCATCCTTGATCCAAGAGTATATAAGATGATTGTCAACTTGGCTCCAGCTCCCAAGGACATAAGATGggagaacttgaaaatgtcATATACAAAGAGGATGATAAAATCATATCTTATTACCACTATTATAATCCTAAGCTATGCGGttatcattttcttggttGCGCTCTTGACATCTTTGTTAGATTTGAAATCCATAATCAAGTTTTGGCCATCGTTAGGCAAATTCATTGGCAAGTCGAAGTTTTTGACAACGTTCGTCACCGGTATCTTGCCGCCATTGTTGTTCTCTGCTTTGTCGGTACTGGTACCTTATTTTTACAAATTCTTATGCATGCATCAAGGATACTCCTCGAATAgtgaaattgaattgtcCAcattgctgaagaatttcttcttcaacttcttcatcttgtttTTGGCATTCATGACCACAGGTACTATTTGGGATTACCTTTCCTATATCAGCGATACGACgaagattgcaaaaacgCTTGCTTCTGCTCTTAGAAAGTACTCATTGTTTTATGTGGACTTGATCCTTTTGCAGGGTCTCGCAATGTTCCCTGTGAAATTACTTCAGATCAGTGActttttgatcttgaatATTCTTGCAAAGTTATTCCTACTTCGGAAcatgttcttgaagacACCAAGAGACTATAGAAGCTACTACTACACACCTCAAgtctttgattttggcaTCCATTTACCACAGCACATATTCATTTTCATGATCATTTTAATCTATTCGGTAGTGTCTACAAAGATTGTCACAAGTGGTCTCGTATATTTCGTTCTTGGATGGTTCGTCTATAGGTATCAATTGGTGTACAATTTTGTGCACCCTCCTCATTCTACAGGTAAAGTTTGGCCAATGATATTTAGAAGAGTTATGTTGGGATTGATTatctttcaattgttcaTGTGTGGTACCTTGGTTTTGGAAAAGGCTATCTTGTTATCATTATTGTGTTCGCCTTTGCCTGTGGTAACTGTTGTAATCTTTTGGAACTTTGAAAAGTATTACGTCCCATTGAACACATTCATTGCATTGAGAGCCATACAGAACCCATATTCATTTGATAAAGAATTTGATGATGACAGACTGCTGTTATCAAACGAAATAGAAGCTGAAACTATCCAATCAGAAATTGACGACGACCTGATTATGGATGAGTCATCATTTTTGATTACTGGGGCTCTGACAGCCCGCACATATGAAGGTGCACTTTCGCGAAGAAGGTCCACTatagatgaagaaagagagcaATACACCGACTATACATATCCTTATCTTGTCGATCCATTACATGGACCCTGGATTGGTTTCGAAGGTAATATCATATCTATGGTGCAGTACAATCAAGGTGTCCTTCCTGctgatcttgaagatggaGATTCAAGCATAGTCTCTACTAATGATCGCGAGACCATTATCCGCAAGAAGATAACTGTCAGTGAGTGGGAATAGTAGGTAAGAATAAGCGGAAGACGGGCGGAAGGATATATGTAAGCCCAGAAAATGTAGTGTTAATAATTTCTAAAATCACACAAATGCGTTGCCTATTGTTTTCGCTTCAAGGGAGTCGGTGACACTGAGTCCGAAACTAAGTAAACAGTAAATACTATAGAATTCTACAGATAATTAGACAATAATATTGAACAGCAAATAAGAATAATTTTATTAAGGAGAGGGTTGGCATGGTCCGTTTTCAAATTGGTTGAATAGTGgaaaaagatgaagtaTTAGAAATGAACAGAAAAGTGATTTAcaacgagaagaagaaataaaagTCTATAAAAACACCACACCAACTACACTAATGACTGGAAATATCAGCAAGGTTGCACTATTAATAGTTGTCAATAGGCAAAAAATCAGTTGTCACAACGTTGGAATGGGAACACAGTAAAGTTCCATACAACACGAGCATATTTCCCAGTAATATTTTTTCCTTATCTTATTTTatgattttgcacccaaaaaaTTTTGGTCGCACACTTCTAAGTGGATCTTGTTCTACCATCTACGAATGGAAGAGATTCAGAGCTGGCGTAGCGATCATCTTGAGTATGCTTGATTTGCTCTTTGTCATTCGATTGCTTCAGTTTAcgaacaagagaaagatccattaacttttctttccttAGGTTCTTGTCAATTACGTAATCTGGTTTCTCGGGACTGTAGTCACAGTCAATGCCAAACTTTGCACATCCAGCACAGATAGGACGGACCTCGTCACATTTCAAATGCTTGATACGACAAATCCAACAACCGTTCTTGGATCTTGGTAACAATCTTCTCCGAGTGTATTTCTTGGGTTTTGGTGGAGTACCATAAGTGTCATCAATCAGATCTTTGACTTTCTTTGAGGTCTTCCTAGACTTTTTAACTACCTCTTTTAAGGTTGGGTATGTCTTCCTTCTCGGTGTTTCAGAAGAGACGTacgaagaagctgaagaatctgaattGTGACGGAATATGTCCATTTGTGGTAAACCTGCACTCGAAATAGGTGTAGGTCCCGGGCCCATTGAATACGTAGTAGATCCGTTTGATACTGATCTACTCTTGTTAGGGGTCAGGTGTAGTTCCATCGCCTTATATTTATTGCACAATGGGGACATTTTTGGGGACAATTCACCTAATGGGGAATTGCTAGCATTAGAGATGTGGGTAGCCAACATCAAGCCttttttgttgttgatagAAGCTGCAACgttgttgttcaatctAGTGATGGACAGTTTCTTACTAATCTTATGGTCTAAGGAATGCGAGCTTGTGGAGGATGGCAATGGTTTATACATTAGAGGAGCTGGACCTCTAACGttgtattcttcatttgttgaagttgtcgtGTTGTTAACAGACGAATTAGGAGTGAAGCTGGTATCAGACAAGGTTGGTGTGTAGACATCATTGATAGTTGGCGTATAGGGATACATTCCAAAATCGTTCATTGTCTGGTATGCTGTAGAAAAGCTTCTCAATACAGTTTCCTGGTTTGGTTGGAAGGTGGTAACGGAGTTGATGGAACTATCTTCAATCTCTCTGCTGTTGTATATCATCGAGTTAGGAATCGAGTCCAATGAGTGGTTCCCCAATTCAAGGTTGTACATCAAGTCAACTGACTGAGGCCCTGTAATTGAGTTATTGATTAATTCCGGAGTCGAGTCGATGTTCAATTTGTAGAGTGGTTGGTTTCCTTGCCCTTGGCTACTATTATGCAATGAGTTAGCAGACATGGCAGCCTGAGGGTTTGAAAATATAGAATAGTGTGACAGGCTGTTAAAGAACTCGCCGTTGTTGTGAGGTGTGCCCGAGCCATAATTCTGGAATTGAGGAGTCGGAGCCAAATTGGAGAGGAATGCagcattggaagaaatattGGGTGCTCCGCTGTGTGCTATGGCCATTGGAGGCACTGGGATGAAAGGGGCATTACTATCGAATTGATAGAGGTCCTGATCATTAAATCCATAGTTATTTTGGTTGAATCTTATGCCCATGGTAGGGGAGCTGGAGGCGATGGATGACTCCAATTTGATGGTATCCTCGTTTTCAAAAGTGGTGTTAGGAGAATTGCCTCCTAGTTGATGTTCCATGAGAATTTCGTCGAAGTTGGGGACTGTGTGGGTAGCAGTAGTTGGTTTAGGAAAGGAAAGACCgttgggtgcaaaaatgAGTGAATACCAcgaacttcttgtttaAAGACGAATAATGATGAAGGAAACTGGAAACATATAAACAGTGTGACAGGTTACACTATTTGGAGAAGGTATTTATACCAATTTATATAATAGTACCCTCTTGTGTGAACTGTCTGAGAATATTAGGGTAGACTTTTGGTAGGAATTCTCAAACTTTTTGGTTAGAAGAGTATGCAGACTATATGTAGTTGATGGGGTATTTTTTAGTTCTGAaacaccaacaagaacaacaagtcAGTAGTCAAAAGGTGATGATTATGGAGTGTAAAGGGGGGATGGGGTTGTCAACTACGATAGTGGCCAATCAAGGTGACACTGACCAAATATATAATATTTGAAACTTTATTGGATATGTTGTCAGAAGTTAGCTAATGTAACCCGGCCAAGTTGCGCACTATCCAAGCCTCTCAGGAAATTAGCTCCAAGTACAGCGTTATATCGGCCAAGAATAACAGTCTTATTACTCTGGGAAGAATGATCAGAACAGCTTCAAAAGATATTGGTCTCTGTTTGAATTGCTTTTGCGGTCGGAGGGTCCTCTAGGGCAACCGTTTGTGTGAGtatatattattattgCCAAGCTCTAGATACCTCAAGGGTAAATTGGAACCAATTTTCTATTCTTGGTTACAGCTCTGGAAACTGACGATTCTCTTGAGGTATTGGAATAGATCGGGTAATGATGATGGTATATGTCTTGGAGGGTGGTTCTGTCAATTAAAAAAATTAAGTCGTTATCCGAAGGTTAAACCTCACCTTGTCAAACCCTGTCTAAGCACTTCCCAGGTTCTGGCGAAGCTGTCTTACTaccaattgcaagaaaCAGGTGCTTATTCCTGACTTGATAAAAAATAGaggagaaagaaagaaacctagtcagaaagaaaagtcaGGTtaatacaaaaaaaaatgaagatacGAACATCCCCTAAGATTAttgaaaagtgaaaatctGGCCGAGCTAGATTTGGTATAGTGaataaaaaaaattattgCGAAGATAAAGAGTGGAGACAATACAATACCAGTACTTTTCTACCAAATTACGTaaacaagaaaagttaGGCATGTACGGTATTGAAATCCTATGTAAATCAAGAGACTACACCCCAATTAGCTCATTTCCAGGAGATGGAAACAATGTAAGTTACAAAAATTAGACTTCAATAATATTTCGATTCACCGACAGTTGCCTTGAATGGAGCGATGGAGTGCTCGAGATTAGCACCCTACTAATGGTGCTAAATCGGTGCTACATGACAAAATATTACTAATAATATTGAGAGTACTTCTATCATCAGACAACCGCTGGTTGGATGCTCCTTGAATCATTGGAATGTAGAATTGTATGAGAAGACTTTTTACGAAAGATGCGGTGGATTTTGGTGTCTTTCCGCAGCATAGCCATATGGACGTCTACTAGAATGCGCCATGGGAGGTTATGTTATTGAAAAACAACGTGAATGGACAACAGATCCCTTTGCAGAACGCATGAGACAATGGACATCACATACCTAACCTTTATCAATACAGGAATTCTTGTATCTTGGGTGGAACATTTGCAAAATGGTTTTATTAAATAGTATGTACCTTAAAGCATCCGCATGAAAAAAAAGATTAATATAATGCATACCT from Scheffersomyces stipitis CBS 6054 chromosome 2, complete sequence encodes the following:
- a CDS encoding Uncharacterized conserved protein (conserved hypothetical membrane protein~go_component membrane) yields the protein MSIPQSFMEPINDPIAIRGPQRVFQAQLLFCSSLGLISFCLFCVLRYRWPHIYAVRTLRKSSASPLQPLPRNYFGWISVIYKLTDEDILNFSGLDAYVYLEFFRMGIKVFFLLAIVALCILSPVRYYFTGNYDKDNITWGKPSNPNHPPDINDDFPKYLWVYPVFTYLFSIIVYVYLFEFTQKVLKTRQKYLASQNSITDRTIRLDGIPKKILKKNDPQILKRFIEDLGIGKVIDVKLMYDWTPMEHLFKQRRKIINRLEDLYASKNELTIDIYTQDRTPSVMPDLNVSYAPKMDAATGAKVDSEINDLSRSLININSKIRNIQDRFDSNFSTINTDENPEFKQLPSAFITMESVASAQMAAQTILDPRVYKMIVNLAPAPKDIRWENLKMSYTKRMIKSYLITTIIILSYAVIIFLVALLTSLLDLKSIIKFWPSLGKFIGKSKFLTTFVTGILPPLLFSALSVSVPYFYKFLCMHQGYSSNSEIELSTLSKNFFFNFFILFLAFMTTGTIWDYLSYISDTTKIAKTLASALRKYSLFYVDLILLQGLAMFPVKLLQISDFLILNILAKLFLLRNMFLKTPRDYRSYYYTPQVFDFGIHLPQHIFIFMIILIYSVVSTKIVTSGLVYFVLGWFVYRYQLVYNFVHPPHSTGKVWPMIFRRVMLGLIIFQLFMCGTLVLEKAILLSLLCSPLPVVTVVIFWNFEKYYVPLNTFIALRAIQNPYSFDKEFDDDRSSLSNEIEAETIQSEIDDDSIMDESSFLITGASTARTYEGALSRRRSTIDEEREQYTDYTYPYLVDPLHGPWIGFEGNIISMVQYNQGVLPADLEDGDSSIVSTNDRETIIRKKITVSEWE
- a CDS encoding UME6 C6 zinc finger URS1-binding protein-like protein (go_component nucleus~go_funtion transcription factor activity; zinc ion binding~go_process regulation of transcription, DNA-dependent); the protein is MEHQLGGNSPNTTFENEDTIKLESSIASSSPTMGIRFNQNNYGFNDQDLYQFDSNAPFIPVPPMAIAHSGAPNISSNAAFLSNLAPTPQFQNYGSGTPHNNGEFFNSSSHYSIFSNPQAAMSANSLHNSSQGQGNQPLYKLNIDSTPELINNSITGPQSVDLMYNLELGNHSLDSIPNSMIYNSREIEDSSINSVTTFQPNQETVLRSFSTAYQTMNDFGMYPYTPTINDVYTPTLSDTSFTPNSSVNNTTTSTNEEYNVRGPAPLMYKPLPSSTSSHSLDHKISKKSSITRLNNNVAASINNKKGLMLATHISNASNSPLGELSPKMSPLCNKYKAMELHSTPNKSRSVSNGSTTYSMGPGPTPISSAGLPQMDIFRHNSDSSASSYVSSETPRRKTYPTLKEVVKKSRKTSKKVKDSIDDTYGTPPKPKKYTRRRLLPRSKNGCWICRIKHLKCDEVRPICAGCAKFGIDCDYSPEKPDYVIDKNLRKEKLMDLSLVRKSKQSNDKEQIKHTQDDRYASSESLPFVDGRTRST